Part of the Falco cherrug isolate bFalChe1 chromosome 1, bFalChe1.pri, whole genome shotgun sequence genome, agtaaatataATCTAAATACTTCAATTGCAAGAAGCTACCTCTGTGCTGACTGTCTTCTTATAAGGAAACAATATCAATTTTCCCCTGAAAGTCAAGTCAAGCCAGTTTACAACAGTCACTATAACATGCTTGGTTTCAAGCCAATTCTAATAATGATTCATGAGCATATCTCTTCTTCCCAAAAGAGGAATGCTTCCCTGAAACCTGACCAGTTTTATCTGAGTTTGCATTAGCGCTTAAAGTTTCAGATGCCTATTCTACAGCAAATAAATctttaagtaaaaaaagatCAGAAGGTTATAGGGGGAGGGAGATATAAGAACACCTTTGCAAATCTCACATTCCGGCAGAGCCAGAATTTTACATGTcataaagcaaagcaacacaTGACAAGTGGTACAAAAACTCCTGACCTAGAAGCTTTAGGGATACACAAGGCATTCCAGTTTTTGGGACAAGACACATAACAGCCTGACCCTGGAACAATTTGATTTGCTGAATTCTGCTCATGTTCACAAGCATctgtggaaaagagaaaaaggatcagctgcaaaaaaaaatggCGTGCAAAATTGTATTTCATATCAAAACCAATTACAAAATCGCTTTGACCATAATTGAACTAAACCCAGGTGTAAATAAAGCTCAAAAAAATGGCACctagttttctttaaaagctcccagaaaagtgcttttttgcAGGTTTGTTTTTGTAGCAGAAGTTAGCAAAGTGCCTTGGCAGTCACGGGGACAAAGGGAGTGACTACTCTATGCAGAGGAGTAGAATAGAAGGCTTGTATTCGCGAAGCGTAGGTATGGAAATTTGAGCGTCTCCTAATTACAGGGAAAACAGATTTGCAGTTTtccaaaggcagctgaagaacGGGATGCCCAGGGAAGCAATCCCCCGCTGAGCGGGTGTGCTTGCCCGGGGGAGCCCAAACCCACCCCAGCTCAGCACGCCGCGCATAGACTGCCCGAGAGCAAACCGAGGTCCGCCACAAAAAAAGCCTCAGCTCCTTCCAGAGAGCGGGCTGAGCCTCCTCCGGGTCCCACGGGGACcgtgagcggggccggggcccgggcAGCGCCGTGCTTCTCCCGTCCCGTACCGGGAAGCGCCGCCGCGCCAAGAGCCCGTAGCGGGACCGAGCGACGCGCGTCCCGCCGGGGACCGGGGTGGGCAGGGGACAACGGGGCCCCCAGTGcgccccggccgggccgcccccccggcccgaGGCGCAGGAGAGGGAGCGCTGCCAGGTACCCCCCGGCTCCGCTCCGCGCCTGGGAAATTCCCCGACGGCTCCCGGCGGGGGATAAAAGCCCCGGCGGCGCACGGGACGGCCCAGCCGTCTCCCGCAGCACCTCGGCCGCCAGCACCAGCCATGAGCGCGCacccccgccgcctgcccctcctcctcctcctcctcctccccccgctGCTGGCCGCCCTTTGCCGAGGTAAGCGGCCGCGGGCCGGCCCGGCGGGCTGAGGTTAGGGTTAGGCCCGGCGGGTTAGCgttgggggcgggggcgggggtcGCGGCGGGCCCGcagcccaggctcagccccTGCCTCTCGCCCGCAGCCGCGCCGCTGGCCGGGGAGCTGCGCTGCCGCTGCCTGCGCACCGTGTCCCAGGTGATCCCGCCGCGGCGCCTGGCCCGCGTCCAGCTGCTCGCCGAGGGGCCGCACTGCGCCGTGCCCGAGGTCATGTAAGTGCCCGCTCCCGcaccccggccccgctcccgcaccccggccccgctcccggcccggcctcacccgctgccgcccccgccccgcagaGCCACGACGAAGCAGGGACAGACGCTCTGCCTGGACCCCGCCGCGCCCTGGGTCAAGCTCATCCTCACCCGGATCCACCACAGGTAccgcgggggaggggggggcggcagcGAGCGGCGGCTGCCCCGGCTGCAGCGGGCCCGGGGTGAGCGCGGGGAGCCCCTCAGCTCCCCCGCACCCCACTCCCCT contains:
- the LOC129734167 gene encoding basic proline-rich protein-like; protein product: MEQNGDLDHGKQICSFPKAAEERDAQGSNPPLSGCACPGEPKPTPAQHAAHRLPESKPRSATKKASAPSRERAEPPPGPTGTVSGAGARAAPCFSRPVPGSAAAPRARSGTERRASRRGPGWAGDNGAPSAPRPGRPPGPRRRRGSAARYPPAPLRAWEIPRRLPAGDKSPGGARDGPAVSRSTSAASTSHERAPPPPAPPPPPPPPPAAGRPLPSRAAGRGAALPLPAHRVPGDPAAAPGPRPAARRGAALRRARGHSHDEAGTDALPGPRRALGQAHPHPDPPQLNTEELMGERNSLDGKEHRACGFGGFLLKCAAFELSLFIGDFI